A genomic region of Trichothermofontia sichuanensis B231 contains the following coding sequences:
- the cysK gene encoding cysteine synthase A: MPIYNSVTELIGRTPLVKLRRLPQLWGCEAAILLKLEGLNPAKSVKDRIAISMILAAEQAGLIAPGRSTLIEATSGNTGVGLAMVCAAKGYRLILTMPDNMSQERQQILRAYGAELVLTPAAADMAGAIARANELLACIPDAFSPQQFSNPANPKIHYDTTGPEIWAATEGQVAAIVVGVGTGGTLTGAGRYLKQQNPQIQIIAVEPATSAVLSHHPAGPHNLQGIGAGFIPDVLRVDLIDEIIPVTDEQAYRVSRQLAKTEGIMSGISTGAILYAAFQVGQRSTYRGRPLVAFQPSGGERYLSTPLFAESTLAAATLAQSPP, encoded by the coding sequence ATGCCCATTTACAACAGTGTTACCGAACTGATCGGGCGGACGCCTTTGGTCAAACTCAGACGCTTACCGCAACTATGGGGGTGTGAGGCTGCCATCCTGCTGAAACTAGAAGGGCTGAATCCGGCCAAATCGGTAAAGGATCGCATTGCAATCAGTATGATTCTGGCGGCGGAGCAGGCCGGTCTGATTGCCCCAGGACGATCAACCCTCATTGAGGCGACGTCGGGCAATACAGGAGTGGGGTTGGCAATGGTCTGTGCGGCCAAAGGATATCGCCTGATTTTGACCATGCCGGATAATATGAGCCAGGAACGTCAGCAGATCCTGAGGGCCTATGGTGCGGAGTTGGTGCTGACGCCAGCGGCTGCCGATATGGCGGGGGCGATCGCCCGTGCGAATGAACTGCTGGCTTGTATTCCCGATGCCTTTTCGCCCCAACAGTTCAGTAATCCGGCCAATCCCAAAATCCACTATGACACTACAGGGCCAGAAATTTGGGCCGCCACGGAAGGGCAAGTGGCCGCTATCGTCGTCGGGGTGGGAACGGGCGGTACGCTGACAGGGGCTGGTCGCTACCTGAAGCAGCAAAACCCACAAATCCAAATCATTGCGGTGGAGCCAGCCACCAGTGCCGTCCTCAGTCACCATCCAGCAGGGCCACACAATCTTCAGGGGATTGGCGCAGGCTTCATCCCCGATGTACTGCGGGTAGATCTGATCGATGAAATCATCCCCGTCACTGATGAGCAAGCCTATAGGGTGAGTCGTCAACTGGCGAAAACTGAGGGCATCATGAGTGGGATTTCGACTGGGGCAATTCTTTACGCTGCTTTCCAAGTGGGGCAACGATCGACCTACCGAGGCCGACCTCTGGTCGCCTTCCAACCCAGTGGCGGCGAACGCTATCTCAGTACCCCACTGTTTGCCGAATCGACTTTGGCAGCCGCCACTTTGGCCCAATCCCCCCCCTAA
- the psbA gene encoding photosystem II q(b) protein has protein sequence MTVTFRQYETHNPWERFCRWVTSTNNRLYIGWFGVLLIPTALTAAIVFTLAFIAAPPVDLDGIREPIVGSILGGNNIITATVVPSSNAIGLHFYPLWEAASLDEWLYNGGPYQMIIFHFLIAIYAYMGREWELSYRLGMRPWIAVAFSAPVAAATAVLVVYPIGQGSFSDGLMLGISGTFNFMIVFSAEHNILMHPFHMLGVIGVFGGALFCAMHGSMVTSTLVRETSEHESINAGYRFGQEEETYNLVAAHGYLGRVFWQAISFNNSRSLHFVLAAWPVIGIWFAALGISTMSFNLNGFNFNQSILDHQGRPIATWADVLNRANLGIEVIHERNAHQFPLDLASGDTQTIALGMPSLPA, from the coding sequence ATGACTGTTACGTTTAGACAATACGAAACCCATAACCCCTGGGAACGCTTTTGTCGTTGGGTGACCAGCACCAACAATCGGCTCTATATTGGCTGGTTTGGGGTGCTCCTAATTCCCACCGCCCTGACAGCCGCGATCGTGTTCACGTTAGCCTTTATTGCGGCGCCGCCCGTGGATTTGGATGGCATTCGTGAACCGATCGTAGGGTCGATTCTGGGTGGCAATAACATTATTACGGCCACTGTGGTCCCTAGTTCCAATGCGATCGGGCTACACTTTTATCCCCTCTGGGAAGCGGCCAGCCTGGATGAATGGCTGTACAATGGCGGTCCCTACCAGATGATCATTTTCCATTTTCTGATTGCGATCTACGCGTATATGGGTCGGGAGTGGGAACTGAGCTACCGCTTAGGGATGCGGCCCTGGATTGCGGTGGCTTTCTCGGCCCCGGTAGCGGCAGCTACGGCAGTACTCGTGGTTTATCCGATCGGGCAGGGCAGCTTTTCGGATGGCCTGATGCTGGGGATTTCGGGCACTTTTAATTTCATGATTGTCTTCAGCGCTGAGCACAATATCTTGATGCATCCCTTCCACATGCTGGGGGTGATTGGCGTCTTTGGCGGTGCCCTCTTCTGTGCCATGCATGGTTCAATGGTCACTTCCACCCTGGTGCGTGAAACGAGTGAGCATGAGTCGATTAACGCCGGCTATCGTTTTGGTCAGGAGGAGGAAACCTATAATCTTGTTGCGGCCCACGGTTATCTGGGTCGGGTCTTCTGGCAGGCGATCAGTTTCAACAATTCGCGATCGCTGCACTTTGTCCTGGCAGCATGGCCGGTGATCGGCATCTGGTTTGCGGCCCTAGGGATCAGCACCATGTCGTTCAATTTGAACGGTTTTAACTTCAACCAATCGATTCTGGATCACCAGGGGCGTCCCATTGCCACGTGGGCTGATGTGTTGAACCGGGCTAACCTGGGCATTGAAGTGATCCATGAACGCAACGCCCATCAGTTTCCTCTGGATCTTGCCAGTGGGGATACGCAGACGATCGCCTTAGGGATGCCCAGTCTGCCTGCCTAG
- a CDS encoding cyclic nucleotide-binding domain-containing protein: MKSMPPPNSSQVASDLTPNLMASASPAGEGEWLGVRPGAGGPLGADVTSLPPAEGPAMQATVDWLSFHRRWGVLSDATLRALARSLRLLSVAAGTHLYEAGQTPIGLYLVKWGSVEIYRQSPVGKTHILYRNAGDLCGYMPLFAEPAEPGQAVYEASAIAVTASEVWFLDRRDFEQLIQTYPDIQTPINQLLTQDLYRFAQRLTHEQARIQGLQSYIQPVPSLDAFIGKSKPSQKLAQQIAAAAADLAPVILQAAPGTGKTFVAGLIHRRSGVSDHPFIEVNCAALPRNALGQVQTEILFGQPATGELGVIELLERGTLLIDNVQLLAAADRDRLSHYLKTGTLTPVSGGEGNSMPSPLSPLDGNRALTTWVRVIVASPHAFDWPGIRCHHLKLFSLSQRKQDIPDFAQAFLTQFCRALGHQPLQLDPADMRRLISYDYPGNLGELAAILRRAVMMTPPEQTIVPESVLWSVQSPKNAFRVDLLTQVPWLRRWLLSRWWPAGVWWLVMALFIPVTVLGFVGPQSRDSSLTLNLFWAWWWPFYLFLFAFVGRLWCAVCPFMITGEWLRTLSLGIWPRQLKPWPTRWLNRWGGWVLFAGFGVIYLWEQLWDLPHTPYLSSWLLLSITAGAVIFSQIYERRLWCRYLCPIGGMNGLFAKLAMVELRSLQQVCGSQCQTFGCYRGSGATPVSFVDALATEGQATDGCPLYSHPAHLADNRDCVLCMTCLKACPHRSVQLNLRFPATDLLEGHQGSGAEAALLLLLLGGVLMHHTPQILAWFDLEFLAIDADHLLTSLPVVIILLSIPALLIYGVHQLTRGYNRIAFRHENRLLPDYTTIVYAYLPLTLAANLAHYTPAAITEAGQFLPVVARTFGLSGAGWPTLTWSLDVAQFLQGVTLLSALAFSVYPLQRITQRSFGSYWPHLALMLVLTIAFFKLMM, encoded by the coding sequence ATGAAGTCAATGCCACCTCCCAACTCTTCCCAGGTCGCATCCGATCTCACCCCGAATCTCATGGCTTCAGCCAGTCCGGCGGGTGAGGGTGAATGGCTTGGGGTAAGACCGGGGGCAGGGGGGCCGCTAGGGGCTGATGTGACTTCCTTGCCACCGGCTGAGGGGCCAGCGATGCAGGCTACGGTTGATTGGTTAAGCTTCCATCGCCGGTGGGGTGTACTCTCCGATGCGACGTTGCGGGCGCTGGCTCGATCGTTGCGGTTGCTGTCGGTAGCTGCCGGTACCCATCTTTATGAAGCAGGACAAACTCCCATCGGTCTCTATCTGGTGAAATGGGGATCGGTGGAAATCTATCGCCAGTCGCCGGTGGGTAAAACCCATATTCTGTATCGTAACGCCGGGGATTTGTGTGGCTATATGCCCCTGTTTGCCGAACCCGCGGAACCCGGTCAGGCGGTATACGAGGCCAGCGCGATCGCGGTGACGGCGAGTGAAGTCTGGTTCCTTGATCGCCGGGATTTTGAACAATTGATCCAGACCTATCCCGATATTCAAACGCCGATCAACCAGTTGCTCACCCAGGACCTCTACCGCTTTGCCCAGCGTCTGACCCATGAGCAAGCCCGCATTCAGGGGTTACAGTCCTATATCCAGCCGGTTCCCAGTCTGGATGCCTTCATCGGTAAAAGCAAACCTTCTCAAAAACTGGCCCAACAGATTGCAGCGGCGGCAGCAGACTTGGCCCCCGTGATCTTGCAGGCCGCCCCCGGTACGGGCAAAACCTTTGTCGCGGGGTTGATCCATCGGCGATCGGGCGTGAGTGATCATCCCTTTATTGAGGTCAACTGTGCGGCCTTACCGCGCAATGCGCTGGGACAGGTGCAGACCGAAATTTTGTTTGGTCAGCCGGCGACGGGGGAACTGGGTGTCATCGAGCTACTGGAACGGGGGACGCTGCTGATTGATAATGTCCAGCTCCTGGCGGCAGCGGATCGCGATCGCCTTAGCCATTACCTGAAAACAGGTACCCTGACCCCTGTTTCTGGAGGTGAGGGGAACTCAATGCCTTCGCCTCTAAGTCCGCTTGACGGCAACCGGGCGCTGACGACTTGGGTGCGGGTGATTGTGGCCAGTCCCCATGCTTTTGACTGGCCGGGAATTCGTTGCCATCACCTAAAACTCTTTAGCCTGTCCCAGCGAAAGCAGGATATTCCCGACTTTGCCCAGGCGTTTCTGACCCAGTTCTGCCGTGCGTTGGGGCACCAGCCACTGCAACTCGACCCTGCCGATATGCGGCGCTTGATTAGCTATGACTACCCCGGCAACCTGGGGGAACTGGCGGCGATTTTGCGGCGGGCAGTGATGATGACGCCCCCGGAACAGACGATCGTGCCGGAGTCGGTCCTCTGGTCAGTGCAGTCACCCAAGAATGCCTTCCGGGTGGATTTGCTTACCCAGGTGCCGTGGTTGCGTCGCTGGCTGTTGAGCCGCTGGTGGCCGGCGGGCGTTTGGTGGCTGGTGATGGCCTTGTTCATCCCGGTGACGGTACTGGGGTTTGTAGGGCCGCAAAGCCGCGACAGTAGTTTGACGCTGAACCTATTTTGGGCCTGGTGGTGGCCGTTTTATTTATTCCTATTTGCCTTTGTCGGGCGGCTGTGGTGTGCAGTCTGTCCCTTTATGATTACGGGGGAATGGTTGCGGACCCTGTCCCTGGGGATCTGGCCGCGCCAGTTAAAACCCTGGCCAACGCGCTGGCTGAATCGCTGGGGGGGCTGGGTGTTGTTTGCCGGGTTTGGGGTGATTTACCTCTGGGAGCAACTGTGGGATTTGCCCCATACGCCCTACCTTTCGTCCTGGCTGCTCCTGAGCATCACGGCGGGAGCAGTCATTTTCAGTCAGATCTATGAGCGGCGGCTCTGGTGTCGGTATTTGTGTCCGATCGGCGGCATGAATGGTCTATTTGCTAAGTTGGCGATGGTGGAGTTGCGATCGTTGCAACAGGTGTGTGGCAGTCAGTGTCAAACCTTTGGGTGTTATAGGGGCAGTGGGGCCACTCCTGTTTCCTTTGTTGACGCCCTGGCGACGGAAGGGCAAGCCACTGATGGCTGTCCCCTGTACTCCCACCCAGCCCACCTCGCAGATAACCGGGATTGCGTCCTGTGTATGACCTGTTTGAAAGCCTGTCCGCACCGGTCGGTACAACTGAATCTGCGCTTTCCCGCCACTGATTTGCTCGAAGGACACCAGGGTTCGGGGGCCGAGGCCGCCCTCTTACTGCTGCTGCTGGGGGGCGTGTTGATGCATCATACACCGCAAATTCTGGCCTGGTTTGATCTGGAGTTTCTGGCGATCGATGCCGATCACCTGCTGACGAGTTTACCGGTGGTCATTATCCTGCTCAGCATTCCCGCTTTGCTGATCTATGGCGTCCATCAGCTAACCCGTGGGTACAATCGCATCGCGTTTCGGCATGAAAATCGCCTCCTGCCCGATTACACCACGATCGTCTATGCCTACTTACCCCTAACGCTGGCCGCCAACTTGGCCCACTACACCCCTGCTGCAATCACAGAAGCAGGCCAGTTCCTCCCCGTCGTTGCCCGGACCTTCGGCTTGAGTGGTGCGGGCTGGCCCACCTTGACCTGGAGCCTGGATGTGGCCCAGTTCCTGCAAGGAGTGACGTTACTGTCAGCATTGGCGTTTAGTGTCTATCCGCTGCAACGGATTACCCAGCGATCGTTCGGGTCCTACTGGCCCCACCTGGCGTTAATGCTGGTTTTGACGATCGCCTTTTTTAAGTTGATGATGTGA
- a CDS encoding FGGY-family carbohydrate kinase, with translation MRVHPPAAGRSDPTASIDTPRYGLGIDFGTSGARAMVVETDARLGHTAATLTRAVSLIPCLHPRIVCNQQVSLPTAWPDLTLPSPPGWRWAPWSVCQYWQVALLRLLAAIPVALRQRLATIAINGTSSTVLLCDATGQPVTEPLLYNDDRAVTVIEQVQAIAPPDHVVISATSSFSKVLWWQAQGIPATLPSPLFLLHQADWLAFLLHGRLGISDTHNVLKLGYDVVNDRYPEWVLRATASLQLPQVVAPGTAIGPVCPAVAEHFQIASDCQICAGTTDSVAAFLASGAAIPGEAVTSLGSTLVLKLLSETRIEVAQYGIYSHRLGDRWLVGGASNTGGAVLKHFFTEAELVALSAQIDPNQASPLHYYPLLRSGERFPINDPSLAPQLEPRPASAIAFLHGLLESMARIEAQGYALLTAYGAPPLQRVYTAGGGAHNPAWTAIRQRCLGVPVLPATQTEAAYGTALLGLGLI, from the coding sequence ATGCGCGTCCACCCCCCAGCCGCTGGCCGTTCTGATCCCACTGCATCAATTGACACTCCCCGCTACGGACTGGGGATTGACTTTGGGACCTCTGGCGCGCGGGCAATGGTCGTTGAGACCGATGCTCGACTAGGACATACCGCGGCAACCCTGACCCGTGCGGTCTCGTTGATCCCCTGTCTGCACCCCAGAATCGTTTGCAATCAACAGGTTTCCTTACCCACTGCTTGGCCGGATCTCACACTGCCATCCCCACCGGGGTGGCGATGGGCACCTTGGTCTGTGTGCCAATATTGGCAGGTAGCACTGCTCCGTCTACTGGCGGCCATTCCGGTGGCCCTGCGACAGCGATTGGCCACGATCGCCATCAATGGGACTTCTTCAACCGTCCTACTTTGCGATGCCACGGGGCAACCCGTAACCGAGCCGCTGCTTTATAACGACGATCGCGCCGTAACCGTCATAGAGCAGGTGCAGGCGATCGCGCCGCCCGATCACGTCGTTATCAGCGCCACCTCTAGCTTTAGTAAGGTGCTATGGTGGCAGGCGCAGGGTATCCCCGCGACTCTGCCCTCACCCCTGTTTCTCCTGCACCAAGCGGATTGGCTAGCGTTTTTATTACATGGCCGCCTCGGCATCAGTGACACCCACAATGTCCTGAAACTAGGTTATGACGTCGTGAACGATCGCTACCCGGAATGGGTCTTACGGGCAACCGCGTCGCTCCAGTTACCCCAGGTTGTGGCACCGGGAACCGCAATCGGTCCTGTGTGTCCGGCGGTGGCAGAACATTTCCAGATTGCCTCGGATTGTCAGATCTGTGCCGGAACGACCGATAGTGTGGCTGCCTTTCTGGCCAGTGGCGCTGCCATCCCAGGAGAAGCAGTCACTTCGTTGGGATCGACGTTAGTGTTAAAACTGCTGAGTGAGACCCGGATTGAAGTAGCCCAGTATGGCATTTATAGCCATCGCTTAGGCGATCGCTGGTTAGTCGGGGGGGCGTCGAATACGGGGGGAGCCGTCCTCAAACATTTTTTTACTGAAGCCGAATTAGTGGCCTTGAGTGCCCAGATTGATCCAAACCAGGCCAGTCCCTTACACTACTATCCCTTGTTACGATCGGGGGAACGATTTCCCATCAATGATCCCTCGCTAGCCCCCCAATTGGAACCTCGGCCTGCCAGTGCGATCGCGTTTCTGCATGGGTTGCTAGAAAGCATGGCCCGCATTGAAGCCCAGGGGTATGCCCTGTTGACTGCCTATGGGGCACCACCGTTACAGCGGGTGTATACAGCGGGAGGCGGTGCACACAATCCGGCATGGACAGCCATTCGCCAACGGTGTTTGGGCGTACCAGTATTACCGGCAACGCAAACCGAGGCTGCCTATGGGACCGCGTTATTGGGATTGGGGCTGATTTGA
- the groES gene encoding co-chaperone GroES, whose protein sequence is MAAVSLSVSTVKPLADRVFVKVSASEEKTAGGILLPDTAKEKPQVGEVVAVGPGKRNDDGSRQEPEVKIGDKILYSKYAGTDIKLGTEDYVLLAEKDILAIVG, encoded by the coding sequence ATGGCAGCCGTATCACTCAGCGTCTCTACAGTTAAACCGTTGGCTGACCGTGTGTTTGTCAAGGTCAGTGCATCTGAGGAAAAAACAGCCGGTGGCATTCTGTTGCCCGATACCGCCAAGGAAAAGCCTCAGGTGGGTGAAGTTGTTGCCGTTGGCCCTGGCAAGCGTAATGACGATGGTTCGCGTCAAGAGCCAGAAGTCAAAATTGGCGACAAGATTCTTTACTCCAAGTATGCTGGCACCGATATCAAGCTAGGCACAGAAGACTATGTGCTGCTAGCAGAAAAGGACATCCTGGCGATCGTCGGCTAG
- a CDS encoding protein kinase domain-containing protein, with protein sequence MSYCLNPECPSPHNPDSANFCQGCGTRLRLANRYRALKQLGEGGFSRTFLAVDEYKPSQPTCVIKQFLPQVQGAKNWEKAAALFAHEAKQLEELGSHAQIPELYAYFSEGKQQYLVQEFIDGLNLQQELEQQGAFDEDQIRQVLGDLLPVLEYVHDRQVIHRDIKPENIIRRRQGVSSAQTGENNGQPPSPVGKLVLVDFGAAKSATHTALKQAGTRIYSLGYAAPEQEQGWAVFASDLYSLGVTCIHLLTHIEPFNLYDSTDRRWVWRDYLRTPISPQLAELIDRLLQPELSHRYPSAAAVLADLKKLPIGIPVGATATASTPAGTAPSLISRLLGGAPSLLRGNLLLKLGRLDGAIEAYDRAIQANPNNVDAWYRKAEALRTLNHPTEALGCYERVVQLQPNHYEAWSHRGILLLRVKQYEAALASFDRALQWVPYWSLIWFLRSVTLKQLGRHSDAKASFYKGRSLLPENGTQQATILLEAWELMLGD encoded by the coding sequence ATGAGCTATTGCCTGAATCCTGAGTGTCCCAGTCCGCACAACCCTGATTCAGCTAACTTTTGCCAGGGCTGTGGCACGCGCCTGCGCTTAGCCAATCGCTACCGTGCCCTAAAGCAACTGGGTGAGGGAGGCTTTAGCCGTACCTTTTTAGCCGTCGATGAATACAAACCCTCCCAACCAACCTGTGTCATCAAGCAGTTTCTGCCCCAGGTCCAGGGGGCTAAGAATTGGGAGAAAGCTGCCGCCCTATTTGCCCACGAGGCCAAGCAACTAGAGGAACTCGGCTCCCATGCCCAGATTCCAGAACTCTATGCCTATTTTTCGGAAGGCAAACAACAATACCTGGTTCAGGAATTCATCGATGGCCTCAACCTGCAACAGGAACTAGAGCAACAGGGAGCCTTTGATGAAGACCAGATTCGCCAGGTCCTAGGCGATCTGCTGCCGGTGCTCGAATATGTCCACGATCGCCAAGTCATTCACCGCGATATCAAGCCGGAAAATATCATCCGCCGCCGGCAGGGTGTATCGTCTGCCCAAACGGGCGAGAATAACGGCCAACCCCCTTCCCCCGTTGGCAAGCTGGTTCTCGTCGATTTCGGGGCGGCCAAGTCAGCGACCCACACTGCCCTCAAGCAGGCGGGCACCCGCATTTATAGCCTGGGATATGCCGCACCAGAGCAGGAGCAAGGTTGGGCCGTCTTTGCCAGTGATCTCTATAGCCTGGGAGTAACCTGCATTCATTTGCTCACCCACATCGAGCCGTTTAATCTCTACGACAGTACCGATCGTCGCTGGGTCTGGCGGGATTATCTACGCACCCCCATCAGTCCCCAATTGGCGGAGCTGATCGATCGCCTCTTGCAACCCGAACTAAGCCACCGCTACCCAAGCGCCGCCGCCGTTTTGGCGGATTTGAAAAAGCTCCCGATCGGGATTCCAGTGGGGGCCACAGCGACGGCCTCTACCCCGGCTGGAACCGCCCCTTCCCTGATCTCGCGGTTATTAGGGGGGGCACCCAGTTTACTCCGGGGTAACCTGTTATTGAAACTGGGGCGCTTAGATGGCGCGATCGAGGCCTACGATCGGGCGATCCAAGCCAATCCGAATAATGTCGATGCCTGGTATCGGAAGGCCGAAGCCCTGCGCACACTCAATCACCCTACCGAAGCCCTGGGATGCTACGAACGGGTGGTGCAATTACAACCCAACCATTATGAGGCGTGGAGTCATCGCGGCATTTTACTCTTGCGCGTCAAACAATATGAGGCTGCTCTGGCTAGTTTCGATCGCGCCCTCCAATGGGTGCCCTACTGGTCGCTGATTTGGTTCCTACGCAGTGTGACCCTCAAGCAGTTGGGCCGACATAGTGACGCTAAAGCCTCCTTTTATAAGGGGCGATCGCTGCTTCCAGAAAATGGGACACAGCAGGCGACTATTTTGCTGGAAGCGTGGGAATTAATGCTAGGGGATTAG
- a CDS encoding 3-deoxy-7-phosphoheptulonate synthase, producing MHKTYDLHVVETRPLMSPATLHQELPITDVAADLVANTRDRIRNILQNEDQRLLVIVGPCSVHDVAAAYEYGQKLLALRHELAEDLEIVMRVYFEKPRTSVGWKGLINDPHLDGSFDINTGLRLARKLLLDLAHLGMPAATELLDPIIPQYIADAIAWTAIGARTTESQTHREMASGLSMPVGFKNSTDGSLHAAINAMLAASRSHHFLGINHAGLASIVTTTGNPDSHLVLRGGKNGPNYEAAHIQQAAEELNRQGLNARMMVDCSHDNACKDHQRQIQVLQDITQQVVAGSRHILGVMLESHLLAGKQTLTADLSQLTYGQSITDACIDFETTAYYLRQLAHGVSQQRERTQRKTVISV from the coding sequence ATGCACAAAACCTACGATCTCCATGTGGTTGAAACCCGCCCCTTGATGAGTCCGGCAACCCTGCACCAGGAGTTACCGATTACCGATGTAGCTGCTGACCTGGTAGCGAATACCCGTGATCGCATTCGCAATATCCTGCAAAACGAAGACCAGCGCCTCCTGGTGATTGTCGGTCCCTGTTCGGTTCACGATGTGGCTGCCGCCTATGAGTATGGTCAAAAACTGCTGGCCCTACGCCACGAATTGGCGGAAGATCTAGAGATTGTCATGCGCGTCTATTTTGAGAAACCCCGCACCAGTGTGGGTTGGAAGGGACTCATCAATGACCCTCACCTCGATGGCAGCTTTGATATCAACACCGGGTTACGCCTTGCCCGCAAGCTACTGCTGGATCTCGCCCACCTGGGAATGCCGGCAGCAACAGAACTCCTGGACCCGATTATCCCGCAGTATATTGCGGATGCCATTGCCTGGACCGCGATCGGTGCCCGGACGACCGAAAGTCAGACACACCGGGAGATGGCTTCTGGGCTGTCAATGCCCGTAGGCTTCAAGAACAGTACCGATGGAAGTCTGCACGCGGCGATTAATGCCATGCTGGCCGCTAGTCGGTCGCACCATTTCCTGGGGATTAACCATGCCGGTCTTGCCAGTATTGTGACAACAACTGGTAATCCTGATAGCCATCTAGTCCTGCGGGGTGGGAAAAACGGCCCCAACTACGAGGCCGCCCATATCCAGCAGGCCGCCGAGGAATTAAACCGCCAGGGCTTAAATGCCCGGATGATGGTAGATTGCAGCCATGACAACGCCTGTAAGGATCACCAACGCCAGATCCAGGTCCTGCAAGATATTACGCAACAGGTGGTGGCGGGTTCCCGGCATATTCTGGGGGTCATGCTGGAAAGCCATCTGCTGGCGGGTAAACAAACGCTCACGGCTGATCTCAGCCAACTCACCTATGGCCAAAGCATCACTGACGCCTGCATTGACTTTGAGACGACCGCCTACTACCTGCGGCAATTGGCCCACGGTGTATCCCAGCAGCGGGAACGCACTCAGCGCAAAACTGTGATCTCGGTATAG
- a CDS encoding Ycf34 family protein, protein MCICVNCHYVDRCITYHAVETQHQQPHLTEAPTFEAIAPTINVNIRQAGDYIEMEWDVVGCESFQEESGKWAKLRPGELVPT, encoded by the coding sequence ATGTGTATTTGTGTTAACTGCCACTATGTAGATCGTTGCATTACCTACCACGCCGTTGAGACCCAACACCAGCAACCCCATCTGACCGAAGCTCCCACCTTTGAGGCGATCGCCCCCACGATCAACGTCAATATCCGGCAGGCGGGTGACTACATTGAGATGGAATGGGATGTGGTGGGTTGCGAGAGCTTTCAGGAAGAAAGTGGGAAGTGGGCCAAACTGCGTCCGGGAGAATTAGTGCCCACCTGA